Genomic window (Thermoproteota archaeon):
ACCACGCATCTTTATTAAAGCCGGCAACGCCCCCTATGTGAGAGGAGGATAGAAGTGAAGCCCACGGGACCGACGAACCCAAGGTTGATAAGGATGATAAACAGGCTTGAGAAGGCCTCCAGGGTTAACAACGCCCCAATTTGGAGGGCCGTCGCGGAGAAGCTCCGGAGGCCAACTAGGGCTAGGATAGAGGTTAATCTCTGGAAGATAGACAAGTACGCAGGGGAAGCGGCGGCGATCGTGGTGCCTGGAAAGGTCCTAGGCGAGGGGGAGATCACGAAACCCGTTATCGTGGCCGCAGCCAGCTTCTCGTCCGCAGCAAGAAGGAAGATCGAGGAGGCCGGTGGGAAGGCCTATTTGCTCGATGAATACGTGGAGGAGAACCCCAAGGGCTCGAACACGAGGATAGTCATGTGAGGTGGTTGGATGAAGTACGACTTGGTGGTGGACGCTGAGGGGAAGATCCTCGGCAGGATGGCCTCCTACGTGGCCAAGGAACTGTTGAAGGGTAAGAGAGTGGCCATAGTCAATGCCGAGAAGGCGGTAATCACGGGCAATCCCCAAACGATACTGAAGAAGTACCTGACTAGGAGGTCCATTCAGAGCACCATACACCCTAGGAAGTCGCCGGTACAGCCGAGGACCCCGGACAGAATAGTTTGGAAGACCGTCAGGGGCATGCTCCCCATGAAGAAGGCCAAGGGCAGGGAGGCCCTGAGGAGGCTAAGGGTTTTCATAGGGATTCCTGAGGAGCTGGCCGATGTGGAGAAGGACGTCGGCCTCAAAGAGGACGAGAGGACATACATTAAATATACAGTGCAGTCACTCAAACCGAAGAAGACCAAGGGTTATGTGACCGTGCTCTGGCTGGCTAAACAGCTGGGTTGGAAGGGGGTAAAGTATGTCGAGCAGGAGTAGGCGTAATGGTGCTCTCGCCCTTGCTTCATCTAGGAGGAAGACCGCTAGGGCTATGGCCGTCATAAGGAAGGGAAGTGGAAGGCTCTACATAAACGGATTTCCGGTCGAGGTATATGCTCCGAACGAGTTCGTCAGGATGAAGATACTGGAGCCCCTCTGGCTTGCGAAGGACTACGTCTCCGACATCGACATCTACGTGAGGGTCAAGGGGGGAGGGTTCATGGCCCAGGCAGATGCCGTCAGGATGGCCGTGGGAAGGGCCCTCGTGGAGTACACCGGTAGTGAGCATCTCAAAGAGCTGTTCAAGGAGTACGACCGGACCATACTCAAGGGAGATCCCAGACAGACGGAGCCCAAGAAGTATGGCGGCAGGAGCGCCAGGGCGAGGTTCCAGAAGTCTTATAGGTAACCTTTCACATCCCCTTTATGGAGGGATAAGCCTTGTCCGTTACCAGAGGTAGTGCTGGAGAGCTTAAGAAGGGCAGTTACGTCGTTCTGGATGGTGAACCCTGCGAGGTCCTCAGCGTGTCCAAGTCCAAGCCCGGGAAGCACGGGGCCGCCAAGGTGAGGATAGAGGCCAGGGGAATCTTCGACGGGACTAGGAGGTCCAAGATATTCCCGGCTGATGCCTTGGTGGAGATCCCCATAGTGGATAAGAAGACGGCGCAGGTGACTAGCGTCTACGGGAACACCGTCCAGCTGATGGACCTGAGCAGCTACGACATGTTCGAGCTTCCCATACCTGAGGATCCCGATCTGGCCTCCAAGCTGCAGCCAGGCATAGAGGTCGAGTACTGGGAGTCCATGGGCAAGAGGAAGATCGTTAGGATAAGGGGCGGCGGTTAGGAGGATTGGTCCTAGATAAGCTCGGGACGTCCCTGAGGAAGGCTGTGAGCAGGCTGAGGGGCCGACCCGTAGTAGATGAATCGGCGATAAACGAGTTCCTCAGGGATGTCCAGAGGGCTCTTTTAGAGGCGGATGTCAACGTTAAACTAGTCTTGGAACTCTCCAAGAGAGTTAAGGAACGTGCTCTCAAGGAGGATGCCCCTCCTGGATTCAGCAGGAGGGAACTGGCCGTCAAGATACTCTATGAGGAGCTCACCAACCTATTGGGAAGGAGACCAGCCGAGATAGAGATCGACGGTAAGAGGACCAACGTGATCTTAGTCGTAGGTATAGAGGGATCAGGCAAGACCACCACGGTGGCGAAGCTCGCCCACTGGTTCTCTAAGAGGTACGGAAAGGTAGCGATCGTGTCATCCGACGTGATAAGGCCAGCTTCGAAGCTTCAACTCGAGCAGATGGTCGGGGGCGAGATACCGGTATTCTGGGAGGATCACGATGATCCGGTCCGCATAATGAGGGACGGCCTAGAGAGGTTCAGGAAGGAGAAATACAACATCGTCATAGTGGATACCGCCGGGAGGCATAAGGAAGAGGAGGGGCTCATGAAGGAGCTGAGAGAGTACTACGAGGCGGTTAAACCAGACATGGTAATTCTGGTGGTGGACGGCACCATAGGACAGGCTGCCTACAATCAGGCGAAGGCATTTGCAGACAGCATCCCGATAGG
Coding sequences:
- a CDS encoding 50S ribosomal protein L18e, encoding MKPTGPTNPRLIRMINRLEKASRVNNAPIWRAVAEKLRRPTRARIEVNLWKIDKYAGEAAAIVVPGKVLGEGEITKPVIVAAASFSSAARRKIEEAGGKAYLLDEYVEENPKGSNTRIVM
- the rplM gene encoding 50S ribosomal protein L13; translated protein: MKYDLVVDAEGKILGRMASYVAKELLKGKRVAIVNAEKAVITGNPQTILKKYLTRRSIQSTIHPRKSPVQPRTPDRIVWKTVRGMLPMKKAKGREALRRLRVFIGIPEELADVEKDVGLKEDERTYIKYTVQSLKPKKTKGYVTVLWLAKQLGWKGVKYVEQE
- a CDS encoding 30S ribosomal protein S9; amino-acid sequence: MSSRSRRNGALALASSRRKTARAMAVIRKGSGRLYINGFPVEVYAPNEFVRMKILEPLWLAKDYVSDIDIYVRVKGGGFMAQADAVRMAVGRALVEYTGSEHLKELFKEYDRTILKGDPRQTEPKKYGGRSARARFQKSYR
- a CDS encoding translation initiation factor IF-5A, with translation MSVTRGSAGELKKGSYVVLDGEPCEVLSVSKSKPGKHGAAKVRIEARGIFDGTRRSKIFPADALVEIPIVDKKTAQVTSVYGNTVQLMDLSSYDMFELPIPEDPDLASKLQPGIEVEYWESMGKRKIVRIRGGG
- a CDS encoding signal recognition particle receptor subunit alpha, which codes for MVLDKLGTSLRKAVSRLRGRPVVDESAINEFLRDVQRALLEADVNVKLVLELSKRVKERALKEDAPPGFSRRELAVKILYEELTNLLGRRPAEIEIDGKRTNVILVVGIEGSGKTTTVAKLAHWFSKRYGKVAIVSSDVIRPASKLQLEQMVGGEIPVFWEDHDDPVRIMRDGLERFRKEKYNIVIVDTAGRHKEEEGLMKELREYYEAVKPDMVILVVDGTIGQAAYNQAKAFADSIPIGGVIVTKLDGAAKGGGALSAVAAAGAPIYFIGTGEKLDDLERFDPDRFVSRLLGGGDIVELARRMEEAFKESELLDRISKGKFDLEDFREYLQQLRKAGPLDKLLEMIPGVGGRLSNLEFDPKEMDRWMAIINSMTPEERREPSLIRGSRVERIARGSGVTAKDVRRLLKSYNQVKRMMESMSSPAKMRRLMRRMGLGA